The Rubinisphaera margarita genome includes the window AACGTCGTACCCTTTCAGAATCGTGCTGCGGAACATAATACTCTATTTAACGAGGAGAAAAATAGGGCGCACGCGGCGGCGAGGTGTGCAAATAAAGCCCCAGGGGGGGTACTCAATCGTGAAGGCATCGCCTACGATCTGAAGCACCTCAACAAGCACCTACCAGATACTGCGGAGTCCGCACGGCTAATTCGCAAGGACGGCTCCGCTCACGTTTTCAAGGACAAGGCGACGTTAAGTAGAGTGGAACAAGAACTACTTGAAAATGGTGAGAGCTTGGGAACCGTCCGTGGTTGGGAGCGATACGGCAAACATTTCGATGAACCGATCGGCTATCGAATTGATGCACAAGGCAATAGGATACCGCTTCATTACGGGGAACTGAAGCTGAATCCTAAAACCAACCTTTACCACATAACGCCACGAACGAGGCCAGCATTATGACCGAATGGTACGAAATATGGGCCGATTGTGGTTTGTCACCACCTTACCTGCTTCTCGTGCATGCGGACGTGGGTGCTTACAATGTCATTGATCCACAAGAGGGAGGGAAGGTAGTCTTTTCGGCTGGCGAATACGAAT containing:
- a CDS encoding DUF6972 family protein produces the protein NVVPFQNRAAEHNTLFNEEKNRAHAAARCANKAPGGVLNREGIAYDLKHLNKHLPDTAESARLIRKDGSAHVFKDKATLSRVEQELLENGESLGTVRGWERYGKHFDEPIGYRIDAQGNRIPLHYGELKLNPKTNLYHITPRTRPAL